One window of the Qipengyuania oceanensis genome contains the following:
- the glmS gene encoding glutamine--fructose-6-phosphate transaminase (isomerizing) codes for MCGIIGIVGKQAVADRLVDGLKRMEYRGYDSAGICTIDGGELIRRRAEGKLANLVEELREHPAAGDVGIAHTRWATHGAPTARNAHPHATEHVALVHNGIIENYKELRQELLDDGRKLESETDSEVVTHLISRRIESGESFEDAIRNVLPRLRGAFALAIVFRDHPDMVVGARLGSPLVVGYGEGETYLGSDALALAPLTQRISYLEEGDWVVVTREGAQIYDETNELVERPITHSGASAAAVEKGNYRHFMQKEIFEQPTVVAQTLASYVRQADRSVALPQLDVDLGEINRVTIVACGTSYYAGLVAKYWFEQFARLPVDIDVASEFRYREPVLEPGGLALFISQSGETADTLAALRHCKENGQTIGAVVNVPTSTMAREADVLLPTHAGPEIGVASTKAFTCQLAVLAALAAHMAVKRGRLSRKQEEEIVEHLLEAPASLNAALDHDEDIAAMAHLIAPARDVLYLGRGQDYPLALEGALKLKEISYIHAEGYAAGEMKHGPIALIDENVPVIVIAPSGPLFEKTVSNMQEVAARGGKIVLISDGPGIEQAGEDCMATILMPQVHPLIAPLVYAVPVQLLAYHVAVAKGTDVDQPRNLAKSVTVE; via the coding sequence ATGTGCGGAATCATCGGAATTGTCGGCAAGCAGGCCGTCGCAGACCGGCTCGTCGACGGGCTCAAGCGGATGGAATATCGCGGCTACGATAGCGCGGGGATCTGCACGATCGACGGCGGTGAACTGATCCGCAGGCGCGCGGAGGGCAAGCTCGCCAACCTGGTCGAGGAGCTGCGCGAACATCCCGCCGCGGGTGATGTCGGCATCGCCCATACCCGTTGGGCAACGCATGGCGCGCCGACCGCCCGCAACGCTCACCCGCACGCGACGGAGCATGTGGCGCTGGTCCACAACGGTATCATCGAGAACTACAAGGAACTGCGGCAGGAACTTCTCGACGACGGGCGCAAGCTCGAAAGCGAGACCGACAGCGAGGTGGTCACGCATCTGATCTCGCGCCGGATCGAGTCCGGCGAGAGTTTCGAGGACGCGATCAGGAATGTCTTGCCCCGGCTTCGCGGTGCCTTTGCTCTCGCCATCGTGTTTCGCGACCATCCCGACATGGTGGTCGGCGCGCGGCTTGGGTCGCCGCTGGTAGTCGGTTACGGCGAAGGCGAGACCTATCTCGGGTCCGACGCGCTCGCGCTTGCGCCGCTGACGCAGAGAATCTCCTACCTGGAAGAAGGCGACTGGGTCGTCGTCACGCGCGAAGGCGCGCAGATCTACGACGAGACGAACGAACTGGTCGAGCGGCCGATCACCCATTCGGGCGCCTCGGCGGCGGCGGTAGAAAAGGGCAATTACCGCCATTTCATGCAGAAGGAGATCTTCGAGCAGCCGACCGTGGTCGCGCAGACACTCGCCTCCTATGTGCGGCAGGCGGATCGCTCGGTCGCGCTGCCGCAGCTCGACGTCGATCTGGGCGAGATCAACCGCGTGACGATCGTCGCCTGCGGAACGTCCTATTATGCAGGGCTGGTCGCGAAATACTGGTTCGAGCAGTTCGCGCGGCTGCCGGTCGACATCGATGTGGCGAGCGAATTTCGCTATCGCGAGCCGGTGCTCGAGCCGGGCGGGCTGGCGCTGTTCATCTCCCAGAGCGGGGAAACCGCCGACACGCTGGCCGCGCTGCGCCACTGCAAGGAAAACGGCCAGACGATCGGCGCGGTGGTGAACGTACCGACCAGCACCATGGCGCGCGAGGCCGATGTCCTTTTGCCGACCCATGCCGGCCCCGAAATCGGGGTCGCCTCGACCAAGGCCTTCACCTGCCAGCTCGCGGTGCTTGCCGCGCTCGCGGCGCACATGGCGGTCAAGCGCGGGCGGTTGAGCCGCAAGCAGGAGGAGGAGATTGTCGAGCACCTGCTCGAAGCGCCCGCCAGCCTCAATGCCGCGCTCGACCACGACGAGGATATCGCGGCGATGGCGCATCTGATCGCCCCGGCGCGCGACGTGCTCTACCTGGGCCGCGGGCAGGACTATCCGCTGGCCCTGGAAGGCGCCCTGAAGCTAAAGGAAATCAGCTACATCCACGCCGAGGGATACGCTGCGGGCGAGATGAAGCACGGGCCGATCGCGCTGATAGACGAGAACGTGCCGGTGATCGTCATCGCCCCGTCCGGGCCGCTGTTCGAAAAGACCGTCAGCAACATGCAGGAGGTGGCCGCGCGCGGCGGCAAGATCGTGCTGATCTCCGATGGTCCCGGGATCGAGCAGGCAGGCGAGGATTGCATGGCGACGATCCTCATGCCGCAGGTCCACCCGCTGATCGCTCCGCTGGTTTATGCGGTGCCGGTGCAATTGCTGGCCTACCACGTCGCGGTGGCCAAGGGCACGGACGTCGACCAGCCGCGAAACCTGGCGAAATCCGTAACGGTCGAGTGA